A window of Gemmatimonadaceae bacterium genomic DNA:
GTGCTCGGCCGACTCTCCGATGACAAGGACGAGGAGCTCCGCTTCCGCGCGCTGTTCAATCTCGGGCTCGCGCATCTCAAGCCGGGACTGGCGGCGCAGGCGGGGCAGGATAACGGCGAGCTCGATTCGACGCTCGCCGTCTACAAGAAAGCCATTCTGATGCGCCCGAACGATCTCGACGCCAAGTGGAATTACGAGCTCGCGCTCAGGAAGAAGCAGAGCGGTGGTGGCGGCGGTGGAGGAGGAGGTGGCGGGGGAGGTGGCGGCCAGTCGAACAAGTCGCCGCAAGGCCAGGCGCCGCAGCCGCAGGGTGGTCTCGGACAGCAGCAGGCGGATCAGCTCCTCGGCAGCGCGGCGCGTGAAGAGCGCGACGTGCAGGCGAAGAAGCAGAAACAAAACCGGCAAGAGCCGCCGCCGGGAGGAAAGGACTGGTGATCGGCGCGCTGGCGCTGTTCGCGCAGCTCGCGATCGTCGCGCACGCGCCGGACAGCGCCGCCGCGTGCGAGGCAATCGAGGTCAGTGTCGCGGTGCGGGCTCCTGGCCGCGTCGCGCCGCAGCTCGTCTCGCCGTCGTTCTATCCGTTCGACGTGCTCCGGTCGTCCGCCGTGCCGCACGTGACGTACGATCAGAATTCTGTGATTGCCGAATATCGGTATGTGTTGACGACGGATCGCATCGGAACGTTCTCGATCGCGCCGTTCGAAGCACGGCTGAACGGTGCGAGCACGCGCTCGCGCCTCGTGCAGATCTCGGTGCGGAGCGGTGCCCGGGCGAACGTACCGACGGTCGTTGCCCGCGCGCGCATCGACACGAGCCTCGACGTCAATTATCGAGCGCTCACGGTGCCCGAGACCGTCTATGTCGGACAGCAGGCGAACTACGAAGTCGCGGTGTTTCTGAATCAAACGGTGCGCGACCGGCTGCGCCGCAACCCCACGTTCTTTCCGCCCGACATGCAGTCGATGCTCGCCTACGATCTGCCGGCGCGTGGTGAGAGTGCGCACCGGACCGGCGGATCGCACTGCTTCGACGCGCTCGTGTATCAGCGCGCGCTGTTCCCGCTCATGCCGGGCCGCTTCGCGATCCCACCGGCGCAACTCGTCTACTCGCTGCCGTTGTCGGCCAGCTTCTTCAGCCGCGAGGAGACGCACGAGCTGCAAACGGACAGCACGATCATCGTCGCCGTCGAGCCGCCGCTGAGCGGCCGGCCCGCCGACTACGGCGGCGCGGTCGGCAATCTGCGCCTCGCGGCCAAAGTCGATACGTCAACGTCGCGCGTCGGCGATCCGGTCGTGCTGACGGTCAGCGTGTCGGGTACGGGAAACGTGAAGCTCTTTCCGCGACCGAACGTCGGCTTGGGCTGGGCGACGCTCGTCAAAGGCGACGAACGCGTCGACGTGGACACCACCGCGCGCAAGATCGCCGGTTCCAAGGAATTCGATTGGGTGCTGACGCCAAAGATCGCGGGTGAGCTCGACGTCCCGCCGATTCGCTACAGCTACTTCAATCCCGAAACCCGGCGATACGAAGTCGCGGCCACGAGCACGACGCACATGCATGTGGCGCCCGGCGCGCTCGCGTCGGCCGATACAGCGCGTACAGAGAATCTGCTGTCGCTGCGCACGCGATACCGCGGCGTCGCGGGCTCGCCGTTGCACGAGCATCCGGTCTTCTGGGCCGTGCTCGCGCTGTTGCCCGTTCCCGCGCTGACGCTCCGTTCCCGCGATCGTCGCCGGCGCGCGATACCGATGTCGGCGTCAGCGACGGCGCGACTCGCCACGCTCGCGCGCGAAAGCAATGCGGCGCGCGATCCCTGCGAGGTGCGGCGGACGTTCACGCTCGCCCTTGCGGATCGACTCGGGCTGCAACCCGAAAGCTTCACGCGCGCCGGCGGGTTGGCGCGCGCGCTTCGCCGGCGCGGTGTCTCGACCGACGTCGCGCTCGATGCCGAACGTTTTCTGCGCGAGCTCGACGAAGCGGCATTCTCGTCGTCGGGCACGCTTGCGCCCGACGCGGCGGATCGCGCGAGCCGGATCTATCGCACGGTGGATGAGGAAGCATTGCCTCGCACGCAGATCGCCGCGCCGGTATTCGGGATCATCGTCGCGATTGCCTTGAGCACCGCCGCCGCCGTGCACGCGTTCGACGGCGTGAATGCTCGCCGCCTCTTCGACGCCGGCGTCAGCGAGTACCAGCAGCACAATTTCGTCGCGGCGCGCGAGTCGTTCATCGCCGCCGCCCGTGCGGAGCCGCGAGCGCCGGACGCGTGGGCGAACGTCGGCACGGCGTCGTGGGCGGTGGCCGACACCGCGCGCAGCGTTGGCGCATGGCAGCGCGCGCTGCGACTCGAGCCGTTGGCCGCCGACCTTCGCGAGCGCGTCGAGCTGGTGCACGCGCTCCCGTGGACGTCCGCCGGGTATGTTCCACCACTGCCGCCCGCATGGGTGTTCGACGTCGCGGCGCTCCTCTGGTGTCTCGCATGGGGCGCGGCGGCCGTGCGTGCGGCGCGCGGTCAAATCGTCGGCGCACGTGAAACGGTAACGCTCGCCGTGATCGCGGTGCTCGTCGCGATCGGCGGATTCGCGCTGCAAGAGAAGATGTCCGGCCGCCACGTCGCGGTCATTCGACACACCGCGTCGTTGAGCAGCGACCCCGAGCTCGGCGGGGATCGCGGCGCAACGGCCATCATCGGCGAAGTGGTGCGTGTCGCCGGCCGACAGGGCGCGTGGACGCGCGTGGTGCTCGACGACGGCCGCGACGGCTGGCTGGAGAACCCATCGCTGATCTCCCTCGACGCCGTCGACACGTCGGCACTCGCCAATTGACCGAGCGCGCGCCGCACCGGTAGCTTTGCGCGGTGTCCGCCGCGCCGCAGTCTCCGCCAGCTTCGCCGAACTCGCGCATCGCCGTTCTGCCGAGTGCCGTCGCCGATCAAATCGCGGCGGGCGAGGTGGTGGAACGTCCGGCGTCCGTCGTGAAGGAGCTCGTCGAGAACGCGCTCGACGCGGGCGCGCACGCCGTCGATCTCGCGATCGAAGATGGCGGCCGACAGACCATTCGCGTGAGCGACGACGGCAGCGGCATGTCGCGCGAAGACGCGGTGCTCTCGATCGAGCGTCACGCCACGTCGAAGATTCGGAGCGCGCACGATCTCGTCGGCGTGCGGAGCTTCGGGTTCCGCGGCGAAGCGCTTGCCGCGATTTCGTCGGTATCGCAGCTCGAGCTGGAAACCGCGACCGATGACGGCGCGGGTACGCTCGTGCGTGTCGAGGGCGGACATGTGCGCGAAGTGACCGACGCCGCACGCCGGCGCGGAACGACCGTCCGCGTCGCGCGGCTGTTCTACAACGCGCCGGCGCGCCAGAAATTCCTGCGCGGCGCGCGCTCGGAGTGGCGCGCGATTCTCGACGTCGTCGGCACGATGGCGCTCGCTCGGCGCGACGTGCGTCTCGATGTTTCGCACGACGGCAAGCCGATGCTCAATCTCCCGGCCGCCGCCTCGCTGCGCGATCGACTGGCCGCGATTCACGGCGGCAGCGTCGCCGGACGATTGCTCGGCGTCGACGAGG
This region includes:
- a CDS encoding BatD family protein, coding for MIGALALFAQLAIVAHAPDSAAACEAIEVSVAVRAPGRVAPQLVSPSFYPFDVLRSSAVPHVTYDQNSVIAEYRYVLTTDRIGTFSIAPFEARLNGASTRSRLVQISVRSGARANVPTVVARARIDTSLDVNYRALTVPETVYVGQQANYEVAVFLNQTVRDRLRRNPTFFPPDMQSMLAYDLPARGESAHRTGGSHCFDALVYQRALFPLMPGRFAIPPAQLVYSLPLSASFFSREETHELQTDSTIIVAVEPPLSGRPADYGGAVGNLRLAAKVDTSTSRVGDPVVLTVSVSGTGNVKLFPRPNVGLGWATLVKGDERVDVDTTARKIAGSKEFDWVLTPKIAGELDVPPIRYSYFNPETRRYEVAATSTTHMHVAPGALASADTARTENLLSLRTRYRGVAGSPLHEHPVFWAVLALLPVPALTLRSRDRRRRAIPMSASATARLATLARESNAARDPCEVRRTFTLALADRLGLQPESFTRAGGLARALRRRGVSTDVALDAERFLRELDEAAFSSSGTLAPDAADRASRIYRTVDEEALPRTQIAAPVFGIIVAIALSTAAAVHAFDGVNARRLFDAGVSEYQQHNFVAARESFIAAARAEPRAPDAWANVGTASWAVADTARSVGAWQRALRLEPLAADLRERVELVHALPWTSAGYVPPLPPAWVFDVAALLWCLAWGAAAVRAARGQIVGARETVTLAVIAVLVAIGGFALQEKMSGRHVAVIRHTASLSSDPELGGDRGATAIIGEVVRVAGRQGAWTRVVLDDGRDGWLENPSLISLDAVDTSALAN